The following are encoded together in the Lagopus muta isolate bLagMut1 chromosome Z, bLagMut1 primary, whole genome shotgun sequence genome:
- the RUSC2 gene encoding AP-4 complex accessory subunit RUSC2 isoform X1, with product MDSPPKLTGETLIVHHIPLVHCQVPDRQCCSVNKRTNPFCQPDLGITRTSTLPERDLSQTDSLVYSSFLQASEASAEASDNKEGKVRDLVVPSASKRHNPFLLTEGEDLGIFGDDLGQKSFHLHNSLVGGKPPFHLHELALPPFHLHDSNHIVKSWNMASRSGVVDGQEDKISSDDIQKRNNANRCHQATERMELDECSCNRGSSSSFSFDGGDQEWNQNAGESLRNHDALHSRTCSCSSSELQHCRCYSSSSQSEVIDQQMGYISDSSCNSSDGVLVNFSALYNKMNGHSRSNLNSANLSCDSSFCSHSDTGAFYLDLHSSPTESKMSCESHHPESSGKTCECHRSSSPVLDANCNSYHLHCEPCTSESSDLTACFQSQARLVVATQNYYKLVTCDLSSQSSPSPAGSSITSCSEDQTKGSPAQPTEYYLFRRPDLREEEGSVECSEEEAKGETTENMIEGQVYVNVSPPNLNTSRQRSRSYDQNLDRSPGNRLGSLERMVSCPVKLSESPAIPIQSSPPKRVTSFAELAKGRKKNSTSPPLRCSGDSSLEFSPIPEAQRDCPTFLEERAHRSQSLPPMPFIHGLNRSCEGFCLNHPFGDRQAVCSTKDSGPNETVPSGHGAGEQASLTLLTEADANFSGSSTSGHGQRDVRARADGGGTDSKPVVRYSKDQRPTTLPIQPFVFQHHFSKPPKARALHSHFASSLSQLYSLSSNRPASQQISSSQNSAALAEQSAVAGGQAHGMLLTQRSADGAASLNDGCIKKTAPETTRPSPLGSYSPVRCNVPFFQSVDSSSSPTTERAGESQPPRSRSCPISASLLPTRSSPAVSAMQPTQVTKVDAPRQNENPRPVPKKEAPLEPSPPFSEYRLHGRSLLPLSLSSVPMSRVGAQADPRWRHGSETSSSGPLSSMGGRPLNANHLSPQALKWREYRRRNPLGLDRVSGLPSLASSLDRRQQEPRLNRGNPIFEFPGTLNTSHFHCKLNGQSMRQLQLTYTDFFPDYFSLAEKPPAEFCLSPDGNTESISIDLLQKKGLVKAINTAVDLIVAHFGTSRDPGVKAKLGNSSVSPNVGHLILKYLCPAVRDILSDGLKAYVLDMIIGQRRNIPWSVVEASTQLGPSTKLLHSLYSKISQYTELTNHTMRFNAFIFGLLNIRSLEFWFNHLYNHEDIILAHYQPVGFLCLSHNVCQPLFEELLLLLQPLSLLPFNLDLLFEHHLMQMGKEQQQQKELLRVKQDLLLSAHSTLQLMRTRGSSEDPDGCSTAPEACKVGGRDGGVSPGHSPERAASERVKGVGASCGDGDREEERRKVRESMWEGKKDKQAGWWYQLMQSSQIYIESSTEGSKFIRYEKKKALSGVPGSAESHETPPPREGVVEGAEACHIAEGSLEEKPKAARRPSPETVEEPVEKPQHVPGGEEVKERSWAFWMGSPPDSVVTELKRSKEKEMGTQLKVGAAAAPQEESSASASEGSQPIKWGHLFGSRKVQKEPRQPNRLPSGWLSLDKSVFQLVAQVGASMWRETAPEPEPTQPEPPEVSPAPQPARGLCANPPCEVKALCHHIATEEGQLSFNKGDILQVISKVDGDWLQCSLGSEKGLVPIMYVTHPEDEDY from the exons ATGGATAGTCCACCAAAGCTGACTGGCGAGACGCTGATTGTCCATCACATTCCTCTTGTGCATTGCCAGGTCCCTGATAGACAGTGCTGCTCCGTGAACAAAAGGACCAACCCCTTCTGTCAGCCAGATCTTGGCATTACACGCACCTCTACCCTTCCAGAAAGAGACCTTTCACAGACCGACTCCTTGGTGTACAGCAGCTTTCTCCAGGCCTCCGAAGCCTCAGCAGAGGCCTCAGACAACAAAGAAGGCAAAGTAAGGGACTTGGTTGTCCCTAGTGCCAGTAAGCGACACAACCCTTTCTTACTGACCGAGGGTGAAGATCTCGGCATCTTTGGGGATGACTTGGGTCAAAAGTCTTTCCACCTTCACAACTCCCTTGTGGGTGGCAAACCTCCCTTTCATCTGCATGAGCTGGCGTTGCCCCCGTTCCACCTCCACGACTCCAACCACATTGTGAAATCCTGGAACATGGCAAGCCGATCCGGTGTGGTAGATGGACAAGAGGACAAAATCAGCAGTGATGACATTCAGAAGAGGAACAATGCGAACCGGTGCCACCAGGCCACAGAACGCATGGAGCTGGATGAATGCAGCTGCAATCGtggcagctcctccagcttctCCTTTGATGGTGGTGACCAGGAGTGGAATCAAAATGCAGGTGAATCATTGAGGAATCACGATGCTCTGCATAGCCGGACgtgcagctgttccagctcaGAGCTCCAACACTGTCGCTGCTACAGTTCATCAAGTCAGTCTGAAGTGATTGATCAGCAGATGGGCTACATCAGTGACTCTTCTTGCAACAGCTCTGATGGAGTGCTGGTGAACTTCAGTGCTCTCTACAATAAAATGAATGGCCATTCTCGATCTAACCTGAATTCAGCCAACCTGTCCTGTGActcttccttctgcagccaCTCAGACACAGGAGCTTTTTACTTGGATTTGCATTCATCACCCACAGAATCCAAGATGTCTTGTGAGTCGCATCACCCGGAGAGTTCAGGGAAGACATGTGAGTGTCACCGTTCTTCCTCACCTGTTCTTGATGCTAACTGCAACTCCTACCACCTCCACTGTGAGCCTTGCACTTCAGAGAGCTCAGACCTCACTGCCTGCTTCCAGAGCCAAGCACGGCTTGTTGTGGCTACTCAGAATTATTATAAGCTAGTCACGTGTGACTTGTCTTCCCAGTcatctcccagccctgcaggatcTTCCATAACTAGTTGCTCAGAAGACCAGACCAAAGGTAGCCCAGCTCAGCCCACTGAATACTATCTTTTTAGAAGGCCTGACCTAAGAGAAGAAGAAGGCAGTGTGGAGTGCAGTGAAGAGGAGGCAAAGGGAGAAACCACAGAGAACATGATTGAGGGTCAGGTCTATGTGAACGTGTCGCCACCTAACCTCAACACAAGCCGGCAGCGCTCCAGAAGCTATGATCAGAACCTGGACCGGAGTCCTGGCAACAGGCTGGGGTCTTTGGAGCGTATGGTGAGCTGTCCAGTTAAGCTGAGTGAAAGCCCAGCAATACCCATTCAGAGCTCCCCACCAAAGCGAGTGACATCTTTTGCTGAACTTGCTAAAGgcaggaaaaagaacagcacCTCGCCACCACTCCGGTGCAGTGGAGATTCCTCCTTGGAGTTCTCCCCTATCCCTGAGGCACAGCGGGACTGCCCAACCTTCCTTGAAGAAAGAGCTCACCGCAGCCAGAGTCTCCCACCCATGCCCTTCATCCATGGCCTGAACCGAAGCTGCGAGGGCTTCTGTTTGAATCACCCTTTTGGGGACAGACAGGCTGTGTGTTCCACCAAAGACTCGGGACCCAATGAGACCGTCCCCAGTGGGCATGGGGCAGGTGAGCAAGCCTCTCTCACCCTGCTGACGGAGGCAGATGCCAACTTCTCAGGTAGTTCTACCAGTGGCCATGGACAGAGAGATGTTAGAGCTCGAGCAGACG GTGGAGGCACAGACAGCAAGCCTGTGGTACGCTACAGCAAGGACCAGCGTCCCACAACACTGCCCATCCAGCCTTTCGTTTTCCAGCACCATTTCAGCAAGCCACCCAAGGCCCGTGCTCTGCACAGCCATTTTGCCTCCAGTCTTTCCCAACTTTACAGCTTATCCAGCAACCGACCTGCAAGCCAGCAGATCTCCAGTTCCCAGAACTCTGCCGCCCTGGCAGAGCAGTCGGCAGTGGCTGGGGGCCAAGCCCATGGCATGCTCCTGACCCAGCGTTCAGCAGATGGAGCTGCCTCTCTTAATGATGGCTGCATCAAGAAGACCGCCCCAGAGACAACGCGGCCATCCCCTCTGGGCAGTTACTCTCCTGTGCGATGCAACGTGCCTTTCTTTCAGAGCGTGGACTCCTCTTCCTCACCCACCACTGAGCGAGCTGGAGAAAGCCAGCCTCCCAGGAGCAGGTCCTGCCCCATCTCTGCCAGCCTGCTTCCCACCAGGTCTTCCCCTGCTGTCAGTGCCATGCAGCCCACTCAAGTCACCAAAGTTGATGCCCCGAGGCAAAATGAGAACCCCAGGCCTGTTCCCAAGAAAGAGGCACCTCTGGAGCCAAGCCCACCGTTCTCTGAGTACCGACTCCACGGCAGGTCCCTGCTGCCCCTTTCTCTGAGTAGCGTGCCGATGAGCCGAGTGGGAGCCCAGGCGGATCCTCGCTGGAGGCATGGCAGTGAGACCAGCAGCTCTGGTCCGCTGAGCAGCATGGGAGGACGGCCCCTCAATG CGAACCACCTCTCCCCTCAAGCACTGAAGTGGCGAGAGTACAGGCGGAGGAATCCCCTGGGCTTGGACCGTGTTTCAGGGCTGCCCAGCTTAGCCAGCAGCCTAGACAGGAGGCAGCAAGAGCCCCGGCTGAACCGAGGGAATCCCATCTTTGAGTTTCCTGGCACTCTCAACACCAGCCATTTCCACTGCAAGCTGAATG GACAGTCTATGAGGCAACTCCAACTTACCTACACCGACTTCTTCCCTGACTACTTCTCACTAGCTGAGAAACCCCCTGCTGAGTTCTGTCTCTCCCCAGATGGCAACACAGAGTCCATCTCTATTGACTTGCTGCAGAAGAAGG GTCTGGTGAAGGCAATCAACACTGCTGTTGACCTGATTGTGGCTCACTTTGGAACCAGCAGGGATCCAGGTGTGAAG GCTAAACTTGGGAACAGTTCTGTGAGCCCCAACGTGGGGCATCTCATACTGAAATACCTGTGCCCAGCTGTCCGGGACATCCTGAGTGATGGGCTCAAGGCCTACGTCCTGGACATGATCATTGGCCAGAGGAGGAACATACCCTGGAGCGTGGTGGAAGCATCCACCCAACTag GCCCCTCTACCAAGTTGCTGCACAGCCTCTATAGCAAGATCAGCCAGTACACGGAGCTCACCAACCACACCATGCGGTTCAATGCGTTCATCTTCGGCCTCCTCAA TATCCGGTCACTGGAGTTCTGGTTCAACCACCTCTATAACCATGAAG ATATCATCCTGGCGCACTATCAACCAGTGGGCTTCTTATGCCTGTCTCATAATGTGTGCCAGCCTCTTTTTGAGgagctcctgctcctgctgcagcctctctcACTGCTGCCCTTCAACCTGGACCTCCTTTTTGAGCACCACCTGATGCAGATgggcaaagagcagcagcagcaaaaggagcTGCTGCGCGTGAAGCAGGACCTGCTGCTTTCCGCACACTCCACCCTGCAGCTGATGAGGACACGGGGCAGCAGCGAGGATCCTgatggctgcagcactgcccctgAAGCATGCAAAGTGGGTGGCAGAGACGGCGGCGTGTCACCAGGCCACAGCCCTGAGCGAGCTGCAAGTGAGAGGGTCAAGGGAGTGGGGGCCTCCTGCGGAGATGGGGACAGAGAGGAAGAACGAAGGAAGGTGCGAGAGAGCAtgtgggaagggaagaaggacaAGCAGGCGGGCTGGTGGTACCAGCTCATGCAGAGCTCTCAGATTTACATTGAAAGCTCAACTGAAGGCTCGAAGTTCATCCGTTACGAGAAGAAGAAGGCTTTGAGTGGCGTGCCCGGTTCAGCTGAGTCCCACGAGACACCACCCCCGCGTGAAGGGGTAGTGGAGGGAGCAGAAGCCTGCCACATTGCTGAGGGCAGCTTGGAGGAGAAGCCCAAGGCTGCCAGAAGGCCGAGCCCTGAAACTGTGGAAGAGCCAGTGGAGAAGCCCCAGCACGTGCCAGGTGGTGAAGAGGTTAAGGAGCGGAGCTGGGCCTTCTGGATGGGCAGCCCCCCAGACTCAGTGGTTACAGAGCTGAAGCGCAGCAAGGAGAAGGAGATGGGGACTCAGCTAAAAGTGGGAGCAGCGGCAGCCCCCCAAGAAGAGAGCAGTGCCAGTGCATCAGAGGGCAGCCAGCCCATCAAGTGGGGACACTTGTTTGGGTCCAGGAAGGTGCAGAAAGAGCCCAGGCAACCTAACAG GTTGCCCTCTGGTTGGCTGAGCCTGGACAAGTCTGTGTTCCAGCTGGTGGCCCAGGTCGGAGCAAGCATGTGGCGAGAAACAGCCCCTGAGCCAGAACCCACCCAGCCAGAGCCTCCTGAAGTGTCGCCTGCACCACAGCCAGCCCGGGGACTGTGTGCCAATCCTCCCTG TGAGGTGAAAGCTCTTTGCCATCACATTGCCACCGAGGAAGGACAGCTGAGCTTCAACAAAGGGGATATCCTGCAGGTCATCTCCAAGGTGGATGGTGACTGGCTGCAGTGCAGTCTCGGCTCCGAGAAGGGACTCGTGCCCATCATGTACGTGACCCACCCGGAGGACGAGGACTATTGA
- the RUSC2 gene encoding AP-4 complex accessory subunit RUSC2 isoform X2: MDSPPKLTGETLIVHHIPLVHCQVPDRQCCSVNKRTNPFCQPDLGITRTSTLPERDLSQTDSLVYSSFLQASEASAEASDNKEGKVRDLVVPSASKRHNPFLLTEGEDLGIFGDDLGQKSFHLHNSLVGGKPPFHLHELALPPFHLHDSNHIVKSWNMASRSGVVDGQEDKISSDDIQKRNNANRCHQATERMELDECSCNRGSSSSFSFDGGDQEWNQNAGESLRNHDALHSRTCSCSSSELQHCRCYSSSSQSEVIDQQMGYISDSSCNSSDGVLVNFSALYNKMNGHSRSNLNSANLSCDSSFCSHSDTGAFYLDLHSSPTESKMSCESHHPESSGKTCECHRSSSPVLDANCNSYHLHCEPCTSESSDLTACFQSQARLVVATQNYYKLVTCDLSSQSSPSPAGSSITSCSEDQTKGSPAQPTEYYLFRRPDLREEEGSVECSEEEAKGETTENMIEGQVYVNVSPPNLNTSRQRSRSYDQNLDRSPGNRLGSLERMVSCPVKLSESPAIPIQSSPPKRVTSFAELAKGRKKNSTSPPLRCSGDSSLEFSPIPEAQRDCPTFLEERAHRSQSLPPMPFIHGLNRSCEGFCLNHPFGDRQAVCSTKDSGPNETVPSGHGAGGGTDSKPVVRYSKDQRPTTLPIQPFVFQHHFSKPPKARALHSHFASSLSQLYSLSSNRPASQQISSSQNSAALAEQSAVAGGQAHGMLLTQRSADGAASLNDGCIKKTAPETTRPSPLGSYSPVRCNVPFFQSVDSSSSPTTERAGESQPPRSRSCPISASLLPTRSSPAVSAMQPTQVTKVDAPRQNENPRPVPKKEAPLEPSPPFSEYRLHGRSLLPLSLSSVPMSRVGAQADPRWRHGSETSSSGPLSSMGGRPLNANHLSPQALKWREYRRRNPLGLDRVSGLPSLASSLDRRQQEPRLNRGNPIFEFPGTLNTSHFHCKLNGQSMRQLQLTYTDFFPDYFSLAEKPPAEFCLSPDGNTESISIDLLQKKGLVKAINTAVDLIVAHFGTSRDPGVKAKLGNSSVSPNVGHLILKYLCPAVRDILSDGLKAYVLDMIIGQRRNIPWSVVEASTQLGPSTKLLHSLYSKISQYTELTNHTMRFNAFIFGLLNIRSLEFWFNHLYNHEDIILAHYQPVGFLCLSHNVCQPLFEELLLLLQPLSLLPFNLDLLFEHHLMQMGKEQQQQKELLRVKQDLLLSAHSTLQLMRTRGSSEDPDGCSTAPEACKVGGRDGGVSPGHSPERAASERVKGVGASCGDGDREEERRKVRESMWEGKKDKQAGWWYQLMQSSQIYIESSTEGSKFIRYEKKKALSGVPGSAESHETPPPREGVVEGAEACHIAEGSLEEKPKAARRPSPETVEEPVEKPQHVPGGEEVKERSWAFWMGSPPDSVVTELKRSKEKEMGTQLKVGAAAAPQEESSASASEGSQPIKWGHLFGSRKVQKEPRQPNRLPSGWLSLDKSVFQLVAQVGASMWRETAPEPEPTQPEPPEVSPAPQPARGLCANPPCEVKALCHHIATEEGQLSFNKGDILQVISKVDGDWLQCSLGSEKGLVPIMYVTHPEDEDY, encoded by the exons ATGGATAGTCCACCAAAGCTGACTGGCGAGACGCTGATTGTCCATCACATTCCTCTTGTGCATTGCCAGGTCCCTGATAGACAGTGCTGCTCCGTGAACAAAAGGACCAACCCCTTCTGTCAGCCAGATCTTGGCATTACACGCACCTCTACCCTTCCAGAAAGAGACCTTTCACAGACCGACTCCTTGGTGTACAGCAGCTTTCTCCAGGCCTCCGAAGCCTCAGCAGAGGCCTCAGACAACAAAGAAGGCAAAGTAAGGGACTTGGTTGTCCCTAGTGCCAGTAAGCGACACAACCCTTTCTTACTGACCGAGGGTGAAGATCTCGGCATCTTTGGGGATGACTTGGGTCAAAAGTCTTTCCACCTTCACAACTCCCTTGTGGGTGGCAAACCTCCCTTTCATCTGCATGAGCTGGCGTTGCCCCCGTTCCACCTCCACGACTCCAACCACATTGTGAAATCCTGGAACATGGCAAGCCGATCCGGTGTGGTAGATGGACAAGAGGACAAAATCAGCAGTGATGACATTCAGAAGAGGAACAATGCGAACCGGTGCCACCAGGCCACAGAACGCATGGAGCTGGATGAATGCAGCTGCAATCGtggcagctcctccagcttctCCTTTGATGGTGGTGACCAGGAGTGGAATCAAAATGCAGGTGAATCATTGAGGAATCACGATGCTCTGCATAGCCGGACgtgcagctgttccagctcaGAGCTCCAACACTGTCGCTGCTACAGTTCATCAAGTCAGTCTGAAGTGATTGATCAGCAGATGGGCTACATCAGTGACTCTTCTTGCAACAGCTCTGATGGAGTGCTGGTGAACTTCAGTGCTCTCTACAATAAAATGAATGGCCATTCTCGATCTAACCTGAATTCAGCCAACCTGTCCTGTGActcttccttctgcagccaCTCAGACACAGGAGCTTTTTACTTGGATTTGCATTCATCACCCACAGAATCCAAGATGTCTTGTGAGTCGCATCACCCGGAGAGTTCAGGGAAGACATGTGAGTGTCACCGTTCTTCCTCACCTGTTCTTGATGCTAACTGCAACTCCTACCACCTCCACTGTGAGCCTTGCACTTCAGAGAGCTCAGACCTCACTGCCTGCTTCCAGAGCCAAGCACGGCTTGTTGTGGCTACTCAGAATTATTATAAGCTAGTCACGTGTGACTTGTCTTCCCAGTcatctcccagccctgcaggatcTTCCATAACTAGTTGCTCAGAAGACCAGACCAAAGGTAGCCCAGCTCAGCCCACTGAATACTATCTTTTTAGAAGGCCTGACCTAAGAGAAGAAGAAGGCAGTGTGGAGTGCAGTGAAGAGGAGGCAAAGGGAGAAACCACAGAGAACATGATTGAGGGTCAGGTCTATGTGAACGTGTCGCCACCTAACCTCAACACAAGCCGGCAGCGCTCCAGAAGCTATGATCAGAACCTGGACCGGAGTCCTGGCAACAGGCTGGGGTCTTTGGAGCGTATGGTGAGCTGTCCAGTTAAGCTGAGTGAAAGCCCAGCAATACCCATTCAGAGCTCCCCACCAAAGCGAGTGACATCTTTTGCTGAACTTGCTAAAGgcaggaaaaagaacagcacCTCGCCACCACTCCGGTGCAGTGGAGATTCCTCCTTGGAGTTCTCCCCTATCCCTGAGGCACAGCGGGACTGCCCAACCTTCCTTGAAGAAAGAGCTCACCGCAGCCAGAGTCTCCCACCCATGCCCTTCATCCATGGCCTGAACCGAAGCTGCGAGGGCTTCTGTTTGAATCACCCTTTTGGGGACAGACAGGCTGTGTGTTCCACCAAAGACTCGGGACCCAATGAGACCGTCCCCAGTGGGCATGGGGCAG GTGGAGGCACAGACAGCAAGCCTGTGGTACGCTACAGCAAGGACCAGCGTCCCACAACACTGCCCATCCAGCCTTTCGTTTTCCAGCACCATTTCAGCAAGCCACCCAAGGCCCGTGCTCTGCACAGCCATTTTGCCTCCAGTCTTTCCCAACTTTACAGCTTATCCAGCAACCGACCTGCAAGCCAGCAGATCTCCAGTTCCCAGAACTCTGCCGCCCTGGCAGAGCAGTCGGCAGTGGCTGGGGGCCAAGCCCATGGCATGCTCCTGACCCAGCGTTCAGCAGATGGAGCTGCCTCTCTTAATGATGGCTGCATCAAGAAGACCGCCCCAGAGACAACGCGGCCATCCCCTCTGGGCAGTTACTCTCCTGTGCGATGCAACGTGCCTTTCTTTCAGAGCGTGGACTCCTCTTCCTCACCCACCACTGAGCGAGCTGGAGAAAGCCAGCCTCCCAGGAGCAGGTCCTGCCCCATCTCTGCCAGCCTGCTTCCCACCAGGTCTTCCCCTGCTGTCAGTGCCATGCAGCCCACTCAAGTCACCAAAGTTGATGCCCCGAGGCAAAATGAGAACCCCAGGCCTGTTCCCAAGAAAGAGGCACCTCTGGAGCCAAGCCCACCGTTCTCTGAGTACCGACTCCACGGCAGGTCCCTGCTGCCCCTTTCTCTGAGTAGCGTGCCGATGAGCCGAGTGGGAGCCCAGGCGGATCCTCGCTGGAGGCATGGCAGTGAGACCAGCAGCTCTGGTCCGCTGAGCAGCATGGGAGGACGGCCCCTCAATG CGAACCACCTCTCCCCTCAAGCACTGAAGTGGCGAGAGTACAGGCGGAGGAATCCCCTGGGCTTGGACCGTGTTTCAGGGCTGCCCAGCTTAGCCAGCAGCCTAGACAGGAGGCAGCAAGAGCCCCGGCTGAACCGAGGGAATCCCATCTTTGAGTTTCCTGGCACTCTCAACACCAGCCATTTCCACTGCAAGCTGAATG GACAGTCTATGAGGCAACTCCAACTTACCTACACCGACTTCTTCCCTGACTACTTCTCACTAGCTGAGAAACCCCCTGCTGAGTTCTGTCTCTCCCCAGATGGCAACACAGAGTCCATCTCTATTGACTTGCTGCAGAAGAAGG GTCTGGTGAAGGCAATCAACACTGCTGTTGACCTGATTGTGGCTCACTTTGGAACCAGCAGGGATCCAGGTGTGAAG GCTAAACTTGGGAACAGTTCTGTGAGCCCCAACGTGGGGCATCTCATACTGAAATACCTGTGCCCAGCTGTCCGGGACATCCTGAGTGATGGGCTCAAGGCCTACGTCCTGGACATGATCATTGGCCAGAGGAGGAACATACCCTGGAGCGTGGTGGAAGCATCCACCCAACTag GCCCCTCTACCAAGTTGCTGCACAGCCTCTATAGCAAGATCAGCCAGTACACGGAGCTCACCAACCACACCATGCGGTTCAATGCGTTCATCTTCGGCCTCCTCAA TATCCGGTCACTGGAGTTCTGGTTCAACCACCTCTATAACCATGAAG ATATCATCCTGGCGCACTATCAACCAGTGGGCTTCTTATGCCTGTCTCATAATGTGTGCCAGCCTCTTTTTGAGgagctcctgctcctgctgcagcctctctcACTGCTGCCCTTCAACCTGGACCTCCTTTTTGAGCACCACCTGATGCAGATgggcaaagagcagcagcagcaaaaggagcTGCTGCGCGTGAAGCAGGACCTGCTGCTTTCCGCACACTCCACCCTGCAGCTGATGAGGACACGGGGCAGCAGCGAGGATCCTgatggctgcagcactgcccctgAAGCATGCAAAGTGGGTGGCAGAGACGGCGGCGTGTCACCAGGCCACAGCCCTGAGCGAGCTGCAAGTGAGAGGGTCAAGGGAGTGGGGGCCTCCTGCGGAGATGGGGACAGAGAGGAAGAACGAAGGAAGGTGCGAGAGAGCAtgtgggaagggaagaaggacaAGCAGGCGGGCTGGTGGTACCAGCTCATGCAGAGCTCTCAGATTTACATTGAAAGCTCAACTGAAGGCTCGAAGTTCATCCGTTACGAGAAGAAGAAGGCTTTGAGTGGCGTGCCCGGTTCAGCTGAGTCCCACGAGACACCACCCCCGCGTGAAGGGGTAGTGGAGGGAGCAGAAGCCTGCCACATTGCTGAGGGCAGCTTGGAGGAGAAGCCCAAGGCTGCCAGAAGGCCGAGCCCTGAAACTGTGGAAGAGCCAGTGGAGAAGCCCCAGCACGTGCCAGGTGGTGAAGAGGTTAAGGAGCGGAGCTGGGCCTTCTGGATGGGCAGCCCCCCAGACTCAGTGGTTACAGAGCTGAAGCGCAGCAAGGAGAAGGAGATGGGGACTCAGCTAAAAGTGGGAGCAGCGGCAGCCCCCCAAGAAGAGAGCAGTGCCAGTGCATCAGAGGGCAGCCAGCCCATCAAGTGGGGACACTTGTTTGGGTCCAGGAAGGTGCAGAAAGAGCCCAGGCAACCTAACAG GTTGCCCTCTGGTTGGCTGAGCCTGGACAAGTCTGTGTTCCAGCTGGTGGCCCAGGTCGGAGCAAGCATGTGGCGAGAAACAGCCCCTGAGCCAGAACCCACCCAGCCAGAGCCTCCTGAAGTGTCGCCTGCACCACAGCCAGCCCGGGGACTGTGTGCCAATCCTCCCTG TGAGGTGAAAGCTCTTTGCCATCACATTGCCACCGAGGAAGGACAGCTGAGCTTCAACAAAGGGGATATCCTGCAGGTCATCTCCAAGGTGGATGGTGACTGGCTGCAGTGCAGTCTCGGCTCCGAGAAGGGACTCGTGCCCATCATGTACGTGACCCACCCGGAGGACGAGGACTATTGA